The following are encoded in a window of Roseimaritima ulvae genomic DNA:
- a CDS encoding ABC transporter ATP-binding protein: MTDPDHQPIDDRPSLDPVMDDHATDDRAADHSNTPLLQGETLSVLFGRQMVLREIDLSIPRGQTLAIIGESGCGKTVLLKTLVGLVKPHSGRVLFDNQDLATLDDHQLTAVRRRMGFVFQNAALFDSMTILQNVAFPLQQHRTLTDDEIEDQVMQGLAEVGLPPEVASKRPAELSGGMRKRVGLARALIMEPELLVYDEPTTGLDPIMSDVINELILGTRRRYPVTSIVVTHDMHTARKVADRVLMLFPRTRLAKHESQVLFDGPPSDLEHAEDRRVRQFVRGEAGERLNELVAAHETK, translated from the coding sequence ATGACCGATCCGGACCACCAACCTATCGACGACCGCCCCAGCCTCGATCCCGTCATGGACGATCATGCCACGGACGATCGCGCCGCGGATCATTCCAACACTCCGTTGTTGCAGGGAGAAACGTTGTCGGTGTTGTTTGGTCGTCAGATGGTGCTGCGGGAAATCGATCTGTCGATTCCGCGCGGTCAGACTCTGGCGATTATTGGCGAAAGCGGGTGTGGCAAAACGGTGTTGCTGAAAACATTGGTGGGCCTGGTCAAGCCTCACTCCGGGCGGGTGCTGTTCGACAATCAGGATTTGGCCACCCTGGACGATCATCAATTGACGGCGGTTCGCAGACGGATGGGGTTCGTGTTTCAAAACGCGGCGCTGTTCGACAGCATGACAATTCTGCAGAACGTGGCCTTTCCGCTGCAGCAACACCGCACGTTGACGGATGACGAGATCGAAGACCAAGTCATGCAGGGGCTGGCCGAAGTCGGCTTGCCGCCCGAGGTGGCTTCAAAACGTCCCGCGGAGTTGTCCGGAGGCATGCGTAAACGCGTCGGTCTGGCTCGCGCCTTGATCATGGAACCCGAATTGTTGGTGTACGACGAACCGACGACCGGATTGGATCCGATCATGAGCGACGTGATCAACGAATTGATCTTGGGCACGCGGAGACGTTATCCCGTTACCAGCATCGTGGTCACGCACGACATGCATACCGCCCGCAAGGTTGCCGATCGGGTGTTGATGTTGTTTCCCCGCACGCGACTGGCCAAACACGAATCCCAAGTGCTGTTCGACGGACCGCCCAGCGACTTGGAGCACGCCGAGGACCGTCGCGTGCGACAGTTCGTACGCGGCGAAGCCGGTGAGCGGCTGAACGAATTAGTCGCCGCACACGAGACAAAATAG
- the sucD gene encoding succinate--CoA ligase subunit alpha, with the protein MSILVNSQTRVICQGITGSAGGFHTRGCKEYGTNMVGGVTPGKGGQTAEGLPVFDTVEEAVQQTGADATMIFVPPPFAADAILEALDAGIKIIAAITEGVPVLDMVRVYEKVSASDAVLIGPNCPGLITPGECKIGIMPGYIHQPGKVGVMSRSGTLTYEAVWQTSGLNLGQSTCVGLGGDPIVGTNYIDLFKLYEQDPQTEAILMIGEIGGSAEEEAAAYVKEHVSKPVAAFIAGRTAPPGKRMGHAGAIISGGKGTASEKVAALEDAGIVVAPTPADMGTAVQEAIARGQ; encoded by the coding sequence ATGAGTATTCTGGTCAACAGCCAAACCCGAGTCATTTGCCAAGGTATCACCGGCAGCGCCGGCGGCTTCCACACCCGCGGGTGCAAAGAGTACGGCACAAACATGGTGGGCGGCGTGACGCCCGGCAAAGGCGGGCAGACCGCTGAAGGCCTGCCGGTTTTTGACACGGTCGAAGAAGCCGTGCAGCAAACCGGTGCCGACGCCACCATGATCTTCGTGCCGCCGCCCTTCGCCGCCGATGCGATCCTGGAAGCCCTGGATGCCGGCATCAAAATCATCGCCGCCATTACCGAGGGCGTGCCGGTCCTGGACATGGTCCGCGTCTACGAAAAGGTCTCCGCCAGCGACGCCGTGCTGATCGGCCCCAACTGCCCCGGACTGATCACCCCCGGCGAATGCAAGATCGGCATCATGCCCGGCTACATCCACCAACCGGGTAAAGTCGGCGTGATGAGCCGCAGTGGGACGCTGACGTACGAAGCCGTTTGGCAGACCTCTGGATTGAACCTCGGCCAGAGCACCTGCGTGGGGCTGGGCGGCGACCCGATCGTGGGCACCAACTACATCGATCTGTTCAAGCTGTACGAACAGGATCCGCAAACCGAAGCGATCCTGATGATCGGCGAAATCGGTGGCAGCGCCGAAGAGGAAGCCGCGGCGTACGTCAAGGAACACGTCAGCAAACCCGTCGCCGCCTTCATCGCCGGACGCACGGCCCCTCCCGGAAAACGGATGGGACACGCCGGGGCGATCATCAGCGGCGGCAAGGGCACGGCCAGCGAAAAAGTCGCCGCGTTGGAAGATGCCGGCATCGTCGTCGCGCCCACGCCAGCCGACATGGGCACGGCCGTCCAAGAAGCCATCGCCCGCGGCCAGTAA
- the ltrA gene encoding group II intron reverse transcriptase/maturase, with the protein MGKKIKVHSLTGRIDDRLMRQSFLAVKRNRGAAGIDKVSIGMFEENLDANLASLKRDLKTKGTFVPKPLRRVFIPKDARGTAYRPLGIPAVRDRVAQEVIRRLLEPIFEPLFHDCSFGFRPKRSCHLAIERLLSFHEAGDRITLDADIAGFFDNIPHKLIVDAVAEEVSDGNILDLVKRFLAAGVMENGVFKPTTIGTPQGGVISPLLANVVLNKLDWRLEKAGYRFVRYADDFVVACETKTQAQAALELVAEVMTELGLSLSPEKTKIASYGRGYDFLGFRLSSKSRTMRAKSLEKFKTKIREITRRCNNLDARVIEKLNQVIRGTANYFATEFSTCVKLYQKLDKWIRMRVRSMKFKRKLSFDNYRLKRRYFDNKLGLLRLLDFTATSMSKTRA; encoded by the coding sequence ATGGGCAAGAAAATCAAAGTGCATTCGTTGACCGGTCGGATTGACGATCGGCTGATGAGGCAGAGCTTTCTAGCGGTCAAGCGGAACCGTGGCGCAGCAGGAATCGACAAGGTCAGCATTGGGATGTTCGAAGAAAATCTCGACGCCAATCTGGCGAGCCTCAAACGGGACTTGAAAACGAAGGGCACCTTCGTTCCCAAACCGTTGCGGCGGGTGTTTATTCCCAAAGACGCCAGGGGAACTGCGTATAGACCCTTGGGTATTCCGGCAGTAAGAGATCGGGTCGCACAGGAAGTGATTCGAAGGCTTCTTGAACCGATCTTCGAGCCGCTGTTTCATGATTGCTCGTTCGGGTTTCGACCAAAGCGAAGTTGCCATCTGGCGATCGAGCGGTTGTTGTCATTCCATGAAGCAGGTGACCGCATCACACTTGATGCGGATATCGCCGGCTTCTTCGATAACATCCCGCACAAACTGATTGTCGATGCCGTGGCGGAAGAAGTATCCGACGGGAACATCTTGGACTTAGTCAAACGATTTCTGGCAGCCGGTGTAATGGAAAACGGAGTTTTCAAGCCCACCACGATCGGAACGCCGCAAGGCGGGGTGATCAGTCCGTTGCTTGCGAACGTCGTGCTGAACAAGCTCGACTGGCGATTGGAGAAAGCGGGATATCGCTTCGTGCGGTATGCCGACGACTTCGTCGTCGCTTGCGAGACGAAGACACAGGCACAAGCAGCCTTGGAATTAGTCGCAGAGGTAATGACCGAACTCGGACTCTCTCTGAGTCCCGAGAAGACGAAGATTGCGAGCTACGGGAGGGGTTATGACTTCCTGGGCTTTCGACTTTCGAGCAAGTCGCGAACGATGCGTGCGAAGTCCTTGGAGAAGTTCAAGACCAAGATCCGAGAGATAACCCGTCGGTGTAACAACCTGGACGCACGGGTGATCGAGAAACTGAACCAAGTGATTCGAGGAACGGCGAACTACTTCGCCACGGAGTTTTCAACGTGCGTAAAGCTTTACCAAAAGCTGGACAAGTGGATTCGGATGCGAGTCCGCAGCATGAAATTCAAGCGGAAACTGTCTTTCGACAACTACCGCTTGAAACGACGATACTTCGACAACAAACTTGGGCTGCTACGGCTTCTTGATTTTACTGCAACGTCCATGAGCAAGACGCGAGCGTGA
- a CDS encoding sigma-70 family RNA polymerase sigma factor, with protein MSDSLRDPERLFQYEPYLRMLARVKHRQAYQAKVGASDIVQQSLLQAVQAIGDFRGSTEAELRGWLRQILARNIAHLDRDMHRDKRDVRRERSIEERMQKSSMRLEGWLAGGGPTPSQHAAVGEHVVQLAEAIERLPDGQRDAVRMHYLEGLKLSEVASELGKSTSAVAGLLHRGMKSLRSEFGEAKSAWG; from the coding sequence ATGTCCGATTCGCTCCGCGATCCCGAACGACTATTCCAATACGAGCCCTACCTGCGGATGCTGGCGCGGGTCAAACATCGGCAGGCCTATCAGGCCAAAGTGGGGGCTTCGGACATCGTCCAGCAGTCGCTGCTGCAAGCCGTCCAGGCGATCGGCGACTTCCGCGGCAGTACCGAAGCCGAATTGCGGGGCTGGTTGCGGCAAATCCTGGCTCGCAATATCGCTCACCTCGATCGCGACATGCACCGCGATAAACGCGACGTCCGCCGCGAGCGTTCGATCGAAGAACGCATGCAAAAGTCCTCGATGCGGCTGGAGGGTTGGCTGGCCGGCGGCGGCCCCACACCCAGTCAGCATGCTGCGGTCGGCGAGCACGTGGTGCAGTTGGCCGAGGCGATCGAACGACTTCCCGATGGTCAACGAGACGCGGTGCGGATGCACTACCTGGAAGGGCTGAAACTGTCCGAAGTCGCCAGCGAATTGGGCAAAAGCACCAGTGCCGTGGCCGGCTTGCTGCATCGTGGCATGAAATCGCTCCGCAGCGAATTTGGCGAAGCCAAGTCCGCCTGGGGCTGA
- a CDS encoding MlaE family ABC transporter permease, whose translation MTPAPAVSGLTRWVTDWGSSVVDGLVMVGDMALFTWRMLVWMVTRLPPRGTLLINFYQVGVLSLPVVSLTGTFIGMVLAVQSYYQFHSIGLENQLGAVINMSLVRELGPVLAATMLAGRVGSAMAAVLGTMRVTEQIDALTTMGADPIHYLVVPRFLACILLIPALTVMADFMGIVGGYFYSVIVLGIDHAPYLNHSREFVGGFDFCSGIFKSFFFGGIIAVVSCYRGFNCQAGADGVGRAATASFVHSFVLILAIDLFLNIMLDALYFAFYPEGASIL comes from the coding sequence ATGACGCCGGCTCCCGCGGTCAGCGGATTGACCCGTTGGGTAACCGACTGGGGTTCGAGTGTCGTCGACGGCCTGGTGATGGTCGGCGATATGGCGCTGTTCACTTGGCGGATGCTTGTCTGGATGGTGACTCGCTTGCCGCCGCGAGGCACGTTGCTGATCAATTTCTATCAGGTCGGCGTGCTCAGCTTGCCCGTCGTATCGCTGACCGGGACGTTCATCGGGATGGTGCTGGCGGTGCAGAGTTACTACCAATTCCACTCGATTGGCCTTGAAAATCAACTCGGTGCGGTAATCAACATGTCGCTGGTCCGCGAACTGGGACCGGTGTTGGCGGCTACGATGTTGGCCGGTCGTGTCGGCAGTGCGATGGCGGCGGTACTGGGCACGATGCGCGTTACCGAACAGATCGATGCGTTGACGACGATGGGAGCCGATCCGATCCACTACCTGGTCGTGCCCCGCTTTCTAGCGTGCATCTTGTTGATCCCCGCGCTGACGGTGATGGCGGATTTTATGGGCATCGTTGGCGGCTACTTTTATAGTGTGATTGTGTTGGGCATCGACCATGCTCCGTACCTGAATCATTCTCGCGAATTTGTCGGTGGGTTCGATTTTTGCAGCGGCATTTTTAAAAGCTTCTTCTTTGGCGGCATCATCGCGGTGGTGAGCTGCTATCGCGGGTTTAACTGCCAGGCGGGAGCAGACGGAGTGGGGCGGGCGGCGACGGCATCCTTTGTGCACTCGTTTGTGCTGATCCTGGCCATCGACCTGTTTCTGAACATCATGTTGGACGCCCTGTATTTTGCTTTCTACCCCGAAGGCGCTTCGATCCTGTAA
- a CDS encoding MlaD family protein, with amino-acid sequence MEENRLRFGVGVLVVASVGVFILLTFLFGAFPALLSDDLVLTAQFDSAPGVSANTPVLRDGVKIGRVSSIDLKPDGGVQLTMEIDAKYAPTNAYIPRISMGSFVTGDANLEFVRRNQKELLMQLDGQAGTPPDGQLDPQERQLISLHANDGDFIGKGRVAGDPFAVLVGLEDQVRETLATMQVAGQSVADAGTSVTTLAEDVSEAIGTSGTDFAELSRQTQNSIEEFRLTLADIRSIVGDPQVQQAIKTSVERLPIAIEEAERVFSSTAQTMQQFEKVGVAAEDTVREAGRTVKNVEQITRPFAEHSDELVESLLVNLNSLDGTMREVGSFTKRLNASNGTLNRLMEDDELYWQIKRVVENVEEASARIRPIMDDMRVFSDKLARDPRQLGIKGALDRRPSGIGLK; translated from the coding sequence ATGGAAGAGAATCGGTTGCGATTTGGTGTCGGGGTTCTGGTGGTCGCGTCGGTCGGCGTGTTTATCCTGCTGACCTTTTTGTTTGGCGCCTTCCCTGCCTTGCTGTCCGACGATTTGGTGCTGACGGCTCAGTTTGATTCCGCTCCAGGCGTCAGCGCCAACACGCCGGTGCTCCGCGACGGAGTCAAAATTGGGCGGGTCAGCAGCATCGATCTGAAGCCGGACGGTGGCGTGCAGTTGACGATGGAGATCGATGCGAAATACGCGCCGACCAACGCCTACATTCCCCGCATTTCCATGGGCTCGTTTGTTACCGGGGATGCCAATCTGGAGTTTGTTCGCCGCAACCAAAAAGAGCTGTTGATGCAGTTGGACGGACAAGCCGGCACGCCACCCGACGGTCAACTGGATCCTCAGGAACGGCAGTTGATCTCCCTCCACGCCAACGATGGAGATTTCATTGGCAAGGGACGTGTGGCTGGAGACCCCTTTGCTGTCCTGGTGGGCTTGGAAGATCAGGTTCGCGAAACCTTGGCCACGATGCAGGTCGCCGGACAGTCGGTCGCCGATGCCGGTACTTCGGTCACCACCTTGGCCGAAGATGTGAGCGAAGCGATCGGTACCAGCGGCACCGACTTTGCCGAACTGTCACGCCAGACCCAGAACTCGATCGAAGAGTTTCGCCTGACGCTGGCCGACATCCGTTCCATCGTCGGTGACCCTCAGGTGCAACAAGCCATCAAGACATCGGTCGAACGCTTGCCGATCGCGATCGAAGAAGCCGAACGCGTCTTCAGCAGTACCGCGCAAACCATGCAGCAGTTTGAAAAAGTGGGCGTGGCTGCCGAAGATACGGTTCGCGAAGCCGGCCGGACGGTCAAGAACGTCGAACAGATCACGCGACCGTTTGCCGAACATAGCGACGAACTGGTGGAAAGCTTGCTGGTCAACCTGAACAGCCTGGACGGCACGATGCGCGAAGTCGGCTCGTTCACCAAACGCTTGAACGCCAGCAACGGGACGCTGAACCGCTTGATGGAAGACGACGAACTGTACTGGCAGATCAAACGCGTGGTGGAAAATGTCGAAGAAGCTTCGGCACGGATCCGACCAATCATGGACGACATGCGGGTGTTTAGCGACAAACTGGCTCGCGACCCACGACAGTTGGGCATCAAAGGGGCCCTCGATCGTCGGCCCAGCGGCATTGGGCTGAAATAG
- the sucC gene encoding ADP-forming succinate--CoA ligase subunit beta, whose protein sequence is MKIHEFQAKQLFREAGVPVLEGIVARTPAEAKAAFEKLDQPLAVVKAQIHAGGRGKGHIADNPEQKGVVLVRSADEAEAAATGLLGKTLITIQTGPEGQKVNQIFVEQGCNIARELYMGIVLDRAAARPVLMVSTEGGVEIEKVAEETPELILKEHFDPAVGIEAYQVRKLCKKLDISGPAARSAGKFIAALCRFYVDKDCAMAEINPLVIDSEGRMLALDAKITFDDNALFRHKELHDLRDLEEEDPSEVRAAKSGLSYVKLDGNIACLVNGAGLAMSTMDIIKYHGGEPANFLDVGGGANTEQVTEAFRILLGDPNCKAVLVNIFGGIARCTTIATALIEASKQVGFNVPLVVRLEGTEVEEGRQMLADSDVDVITAVDLTDAAKKVVAAIA, encoded by the coding sequence ATGAAAATTCACGAATTCCAGGCCAAACAACTGTTTCGCGAGGCCGGTGTGCCGGTCTTGGAGGGCATCGTGGCCCGCACGCCGGCGGAAGCCAAGGCGGCCTTTGAGAAACTCGACCAGCCGCTGGCGGTCGTCAAAGCTCAGATTCACGCTGGCGGCCGAGGCAAGGGGCACATCGCCGATAATCCTGAACAAAAGGGCGTGGTCCTGGTTCGCAGCGCGGACGAAGCCGAAGCGGCGGCAACCGGCTTGCTGGGCAAAACATTGATCACGATCCAGACCGGCCCGGAAGGTCAGAAGGTTAATCAGATCTTCGTCGAACAGGGCTGCAATATCGCTCGCGAATTGTACATGGGCATCGTCCTGGATCGCGCGGCCGCTCGCCCGGTGTTGATGGTCAGCACCGAAGGCGGTGTGGAAATCGAAAAAGTCGCCGAAGAAACGCCCGAGCTGATCCTGAAAGAGCATTTTGATCCCGCCGTGGGCATCGAAGCTTACCAGGTTCGCAAGCTATGCAAGAAGCTGGACATCAGCGGCCCGGCGGCTCGCAGCGCCGGCAAGTTCATCGCAGCGCTGTGCCGATTTTATGTCGACAAAGACTGTGCGATGGCCGAGATCAATCCGTTGGTGATCGATTCCGAAGGCCGGATGTTGGCCCTGGATGCCAAAATCACCTTCGACGATAACGCTCTGTTCCGACACAAAGAACTGCACGACCTGCGCGACCTGGAAGAAGAGGACCCCTCGGAAGTCCGAGCGGCCAAGAGCGGCTTGAGCTACGTCAAACTGGATGGCAACATCGCCTGCTTGGTCAACGGAGCGGGGTTGGCGATGAGCACGATGGACATCATCAAATACCACGGCGGCGAACCGGCCAACTTCTTGGATGTCGGCGGCGGCGCCAACACCGAACAGGTCACCGAGGCCTTCCGGATCCTGTTGGGCGACCCCAATTGCAAAGCCGTGCTGGTGAATATTTTCGGCGGCATCGCCCGCTGCACGACGATCGCCACAGCCCTGATCGAAGCCAGCAAGCAGGTTGGTTTTAACGTGCCCCTGGTGGTTCGCTTGGAAGGCACCGAAGTCGAAGAGGGCCGCCAGATGTTGGCCGACAGCGACGTCGATGTGATCACCGCGGTGGATCTGACCGACGCGGCCAAGAAAGTGGTCGCCGCGATCGCTTAA
- the nadC gene encoding carboxylating nicotinate-nucleotide diphosphorylase: MDSKRDYAKVMPDAAMEDDCRQLVRLAVREDLERSVDWTTVALVDLQRRGSCQVVPRHTGVCAGLVTVPWILDEMDADLQAECLAADGEALQAGSPILRLSGNARDLLTCERLILNVLCKLSGIATLTQRYVREIQDCGARLYDTRKTTPGWRRLEKYAVGCGGGHNHRTGLFDGFLIKDNHLALAGAAEDTPLSPRAAAETARQWAGGRAELSDAPKIVEIEVDSLEQFADVLPARPDIVLLDNFSPEQLRQAVKLRDEQAADVELEASGNVTIDTIREIAQTGVDRISSGALTHQAVWLDLGLDWHDASDTAS, translated from the coding sequence ATGGATAGCAAACGCGATTATGCGAAAGTCATGCCCGATGCCGCGATGGAAGACGACTGCCGCCAGTTGGTGCGGTTGGCGGTTCGCGAAGACCTGGAACGATCGGTGGACTGGACCACCGTTGCGCTAGTTGACCTGCAGCGACGCGGCTCTTGCCAAGTCGTGCCGCGGCACACGGGCGTCTGCGCGGGGCTGGTCACGGTGCCCTGGATCCTGGACGAAATGGATGCCGATCTGCAAGCCGAATGTCTGGCCGCTGACGGCGAGGCCCTGCAAGCCGGTTCGCCGATCCTGCGGCTTAGCGGCAACGCTCGCGATCTGCTGACCTGCGAACGGTTAATTCTGAATGTGCTTTGCAAGCTGTCCGGCATCGCCACGTTGACGCAGCGCTACGTGCGTGAAATCCAAGACTGTGGGGCGCGGCTGTATGACACTCGCAAGACCACGCCCGGCTGGCGGCGGTTGGAAAAGTACGCCGTCGGCTGCGGCGGCGGACACAATCATCGCACCGGCTTGTTCGACGGCTTTTTAATCAAAGATAACCACTTAGCCCTGGCCGGCGCCGCCGAGGACACTCCGCTGTCGCCCCGCGCGGCGGCGGAAACCGCGCGGCAGTGGGCGGGCGGACGAGCGGAACTGAGCGACGCGCCGAAGATCGTGGAAATCGAAGTCGATTCGTTGGAACAGTTTGCCGACGTGTTGCCGGCACGCCCCGATATCGTCCTGCTGGATAATTTTTCGCCGGAGCAGCTGCGGCAAGCCGTGAAGCTGCGCGATGAGCAAGCCGCCGATGTGGAGCTGGAAGCCAGCGGCAACGTCACCATCGATACCATCCGCGAAATCGCCCAGACCGGTGTCGACCGCATCAGCAGCGGAGCGCTAACCCATCAAGCGGTCTGGCTGGACTTGGGCCTGGATTGGCACGACGCAAGCGACACGGCCTCGTAG
- a CDS encoding undecaprenyl-phosphate glucose phosphotransferase, whose amino-acid sequence MSASQTIRADRSIWDFLQPALDASCIMATLFGVKWAAHGGVDEMGVAMGLVAVVVFLLVSQLTGLRQRFGGEAADREIMVVVGTWTLTVLSLALLAVATRSNIFFSRTILAMWIVATPCTIAMVRMATRILQRGLLERGVGTRTVAVAGLNELGLQTARNIESDPGLGLRFVGFFDDRDRERLPEQVPEHAHIEGDIQTLVKRAQSGEVDSILVTLPMRAEERIRFILDQLSNSTVSVYIVPDFFVFELLHSRWTQVGGLPAVSVFENPLYGVDGLAKRCADIVLAMCALVVAAIPMTIVAIAVKWTSPGPVFFRQRRYGLDGREIRVWKFRSMRSCDDGAVVKQATKSDPRITPVGAFIRKTSLDELPQLFNVLEGSMSLVGPRPHASAHNEQYRGLIHGYMLRHKVKPGITGLAQVSGSRGETDTLDKMKQRIEFDHQYIRRWSLWLDIKILFKTLWVAWRQPEAY is encoded by the coding sequence ATGTCTGCCTCGCAAACGATCCGAGCGGATCGATCGATTTGGGATTTCCTGCAACCCGCACTGGATGCCAGTTGCATCATGGCCACTCTGTTTGGGGTCAAATGGGCGGCGCATGGCGGAGTCGACGAGATGGGCGTGGCGATGGGACTAGTCGCCGTGGTGGTGTTCCTGCTGGTTTCGCAACTGACGGGTCTGCGGCAACGCTTTGGAGGCGAAGCGGCCGATCGCGAGATCATGGTCGTCGTCGGTACCTGGACGCTGACGGTATTGAGCCTGGCGCTGTTGGCCGTCGCCACCCGCTCGAACATATTCTTCTCGCGAACCATTCTGGCGATGTGGATCGTGGCCACGCCCTGCACGATCGCGATGGTGCGGATGGCCACGCGAATTCTGCAACGCGGGCTGCTTGAACGAGGCGTCGGTACCCGCACCGTGGCCGTCGCGGGCTTAAACGAGCTCGGCTTGCAGACCGCTCGGAATATCGAAAGTGATCCCGGACTGGGACTGCGGTTCGTCGGCTTTTTTGACGATCGCGACCGCGAACGGCTGCCCGAACAGGTCCCCGAACACGCTCACATCGAAGGCGACATCCAGACGCTCGTCAAACGCGCGCAAAGCGGTGAAGTCGACAGCATCCTGGTCACGCTGCCGATGCGAGCCGAAGAGCGGATTCGATTTATTCTGGACCAGCTGAGCAATTCCACGGTGTCGGTGTACATCGTGCCCGACTTCTTTGTGTTCGAACTGTTGCACTCGAGGTGGACGCAGGTGGGCGGATTGCCGGCCGTCAGCGTGTTCGAAAATCCTTTGTACGGCGTCGACGGCCTCGCCAAACGCTGTGCGGATATCGTCTTGGCCATGTGTGCCCTGGTGGTCGCGGCGATCCCCATGACGATCGTGGCGATCGCGGTTAAATGGACTTCGCCCGGACCGGTATTTTTCCGCCAGCGGCGATACGGTTTGGACGGCCGTGAAATTCGCGTCTGGAAATTCCGCTCGATGCGCAGCTGTGACGACGGAGCTGTGGTCAAGCAAGCCACCAAGTCGGATCCGCGGATTACGCCGGTGGGCGCCTTCATTCGCAAAACCAGTCTGGACGAGCTGCCGCAGCTGTTCAACGTCCTTGAGGGTTCAATGTCGTTGGTCGGACCGCGGCCGCACGCTTCGGCGCATAACGAACAGTATCGCGGCTTGATCCACGGCTACATGTTGCGGCACAAAGTCAAACCGGGAATCACCGGTTTGGCCCAGGTCTCGGGCAGCCGCGGCGAAACCGACACGCTGGACAAAATGAAGCAGCGGATCGAATTCGACCACCAATACATCCGCCGTTGGTCGCTGTGGCTGGATATCAAGATCTTGTTCAAGACCCTGTGGGTCGCCTGGCGGCAACCGGAAGCCTATTAA
- a CDS encoding LuxR C-terminal-related transcriptional regulator produces the protein MVSPRCLLVLLALLGIAWADAPQAMANVAVSHSPAMAESRTLVQIQNYGIASFRNAGVPASEWSDCAQQLVVEMLQRCPRRNLPAAVAGSQETSRGELTRRELNRSVWRIVKRWKRQRHPRSLDGNAALQQRAINDRRRRGWTLDELAELPGAELSERQTKILRLLCLGYSHDEIAAELDIAKPKISHEKYRAVQKLRKAWLQNEQVS, from the coding sequence ATGGTTTCCCCTCGCTGCTTGCTCGTGCTGCTCGCCCTGCTGGGCATCGCCTGGGCGGACGCTCCTCAAGCGATGGCCAACGTCGCCGTCAGCCACTCGCCGGCGATGGCCGAAAGCCGGACCTTGGTCCAAATCCAGAATTACGGCATTGCTAGCTTTCGAAATGCCGGCGTTCCCGCATCGGAATGGTCGGATTGCGCCCAGCAGTTAGTGGTGGAGATGCTGCAGCGATGTCCGCGACGTAACTTGCCCGCCGCGGTGGCGGGATCACAAGAAACATCGCGAGGCGAATTGACTCGTCGCGAACTAAATCGTTCGGTGTGGCGAATTGTCAAACGTTGGAAACGTCAACGCCACCCTCGCTCGCTCGATGGCAACGCGGCCCTGCAGCAACGAGCGATCAATGACCGTCGCCGTCGCGGCTGGACACTAGACGAATTGGCCGAATTGCCCGGTGCCGAGCTCTCCGAGCGGCAGACCAAGATCTTGCGACTGTTGTGCTTGGGCTATTCGCACGACGAAATCGCCGCCGAGTTGGACATCGCCAAACCCAAAATCAGCCACGAAAAGTACCGCGCAGTGCAAAAGCTGCGCAAGGCCTGGCTGCAAAATGAGCAAGTCTCTTAG